A single window of Ovis canadensis isolate MfBH-ARS-UI-01 breed Bighorn chromosome 15, ARS-UI_OviCan_v2, whole genome shotgun sequence DNA harbors:
- the RAPSN gene encoding 43 kDa receptor-associated protein of the synapse isoform X4, with protein sequence MGQDQTKQQIEKGLQLYQSNQTEKALQLWMKVLEKSSDLVGRFRVLGCLVTAHSEMGRYKEMLKFAVVQIDTARELEDANFLLESYLNLARSNEKLCEFHKTISYCKTCLGLPGTRAAAQLGGQVSLSMGNAFLGLSLFQKALESFEKALRYAHNNDDAMLECRVCCSLGSFYAQVKDYEKALFFPCKAAELVSDYGKGWSLKYRAMSQYHMAVAYRLLGHLGSAMECCEESMKIALQHGDRPLQALCLLCFADIHRSRGDLQALDAIERAQDLAEEVGNKLAQLKLHCLSESIYRSKGLQRELRAHVVRFHECVEETELYCGLCGESIGEKNSRLQALPCSHIFHLRCLQNNRTRSCPNCRRSSMKPGFV encoded by the exons ATGGGGCAGGACCAGACGAAGCAGCAGATCGAGAAGGGGCTCCAGCTGTACCAGTCTAACCAGACGGAGAAGGCGCTGCAGTTGTGGATGAAGGTTCTGGAGAAGAGCTCAGACCTCGTGGGGCGCTTCCGCGTGCTCGGCTGCCTCGTCACAGCCCACTCGGAGATGGGCCGCTACAAGGAGATGCTCAAG TTTGCTGTGGTCCAGATCGACACCGCCCGGGAGCTGGAGGACGCCAACTTCCTCCTGGAGAGCTACCTGAACCTGGCGCGCAGCAACGAGAAGCTGTGTGAGTTCCACAAGACCATCTCCTACTGCAAGACCTGCCTCGGCCTGCCTGGCACCAGGGCGGCTGCCCAGCTCGGAGGCCAGGTCAGCCTGAGCATGGGCAATGccttcctgggcctcagtctctTCCAGAAGGCCCTGGAGAGCTTCGAGAAGGCCCTGCGGTATGCCCACAACAACGACGACGCCATGCTCGAGTGCCGCGTCTGCTGCAGCCTGGGCAGCTTTTACGCTCAGGTCAAG GACTACGAGAAAGCCCTGTTCTTCCCCTGCAAGGCTGCGGAGCTCGTCAGCGACTACGGCAAAGGCTGGAGCCTCAAGTACCGGGCCATGAGCCAGTATCACATGGCTGTAGCGTATCGCCTGCTGGGCCACCTGGGCAGCGCCATGGAGTGCTGTGAG GAGTCTATGAAGATCGCGCTGCAGCACGGGGACCGTCCGCTGCAGGCTCTCTGCCTGCTCTGCTTTGCTGACATTCACCGGAGCCGTGGGGACCTGCAG GCCCTGGATGCCATTGAGAGAGCCCAAGACCTGGCCGAGGAGGTGGGGAACAAG CTGGCCCAGCTGAAGCTGCACTGCCTGAGCGAGAGCATCTACCGCAGCAAAGGGCTGCAGCGGGAGCTGCGCGCCCACGTCGTGCGTTTCCACGAGTGCGTGGAGGAGACCGAGCTCTACTGCGGCCTGTGCGGCGAGTCCATCGGCGAGAAGAACAGCCGTCTGCAGGCCCTGCCCTGTTCCCATATCTTCCACCTCAG GTGCCTGCAGAACAACAGGACACGAAGCTGCCCCAACTGCCGCCGCTCGTCCATGAAGCCTGGCTTCGTGTGA
- the RAPSN gene encoding 43 kDa receptor-associated protein of the synapse isoform X5, giving the protein MGQDQTKQQIEKGLQLYQSNQTEKALQLWMKVLEKSSDLVGRFRVLGCLVTAHSEMGRYKEMLKFAVVQIDTARELEDANFLLESYLNLARSNEKLCEFHKTISYCKTCLGLPGTRAAAQLGGQVSLSMGNAFLGLSLFQKALESFEKALRYAHNNDDAMLECRVCCSLGSFYAQVKDYEKALFFPCKAAELVSDYGKGWSLKYRAMSQYHMAVAYRLLGHLGSAMECCEESMKIALQHGDRPLQALCLLCFADIHRSRGDLQALDAIERAQDLAEEVGNKLAQLKLHCLSESIYRSKGLQRELRAHVVRFHECVEETELYCGLCGESIGEKNSRLQALPCSHIFHLRGKPHHGEGL; this is encoded by the exons ATGGGGCAGGACCAGACGAAGCAGCAGATCGAGAAGGGGCTCCAGCTGTACCAGTCTAACCAGACGGAGAAGGCGCTGCAGTTGTGGATGAAGGTTCTGGAGAAGAGCTCAGACCTCGTGGGGCGCTTCCGCGTGCTCGGCTGCCTCGTCACAGCCCACTCGGAGATGGGCCGCTACAAGGAGATGCTCAAG TTTGCTGTGGTCCAGATCGACACCGCCCGGGAGCTGGAGGACGCCAACTTCCTCCTGGAGAGCTACCTGAACCTGGCGCGCAGCAACGAGAAGCTGTGTGAGTTCCACAAGACCATCTCCTACTGCAAGACCTGCCTCGGCCTGCCTGGCACCAGGGCGGCTGCCCAGCTCGGAGGCCAGGTCAGCCTGAGCATGGGCAATGccttcctgggcctcagtctctTCCAGAAGGCCCTGGAGAGCTTCGAGAAGGCCCTGCGGTATGCCCACAACAACGACGACGCCATGCTCGAGTGCCGCGTCTGCTGCAGCCTGGGCAGCTTTTACGCTCAGGTCAAG GACTACGAGAAAGCCCTGTTCTTCCCCTGCAAGGCTGCGGAGCTCGTCAGCGACTACGGCAAAGGCTGGAGCCTCAAGTACCGGGCCATGAGCCAGTATCACATGGCTGTAGCGTATCGCCTGCTGGGCCACCTGGGCAGCGCCATGGAGTGCTGTGAG GAGTCTATGAAGATCGCGCTGCAGCACGGGGACCGTCCGCTGCAGGCTCTCTGCCTGCTCTGCTTTGCTGACATTCACCGGAGCCGTGGGGACCTGCAG GCCCTGGATGCCATTGAGAGAGCCCAAGACCTGGCCGAGGAGGTGGGGAACAAG CTGGCCCAGCTGAAGCTGCACTGCCTGAGCGAGAGCATCTACCGCAGCAAAGGGCTGCAGCGGGAGCTGCGCGCCCACGTCGTGCGTTTCCACGAGTGCGTGGAGGAGACCGAGCTCTACTGCGGCCTGTGCGGCGAGTCCATCGGCGAGAAGAACAGCCGTCTGCAGGCCCTGCCCTGTTCCCATATCTTCCACCTCAG GGGGAAACCTCACCATGGAGAAGGTTTGTAG
- the RAPSN gene encoding 43 kDa receptor-associated protein of the synapse isoform X1 yields MGQDQTKQQIEKGLQLYQSNQTEKALQLWMKVLEKSSDLVGRFRVLGCLVTAHSEMGRYKEMLKFAVVQIDTARELEDANFLLESYLNLARSNEKLCEFHKTISYCKTCLGLPGTRAAAQLGGQVSLSMGNAFLGLSLFQKALESFEKALRYAHNNDDAMLECRVCCSLGSFYAQVKDYEKALFFPCKAAELVSDYGKGWSLKYRAMSQYHMAVAYRLLGHLGSAMECCEESMKIALQHGDRPLQALCLLCFADIHRSRGDLQTAFPRYDSAMSIMTEIGNRLGQVQVLLGVAKCWVARKALDKALDAIERAQDLAEEVGNKLAQLKLHCLSESIYRSKGLQRELRAHVVRFHECVEETELYCGLCGESIGEKNSRLQALPCSHIFHLRCLQNNRTRSCPNCRRSSMKPGFV; encoded by the exons ATGGGGCAGGACCAGACGAAGCAGCAGATCGAGAAGGGGCTCCAGCTGTACCAGTCTAACCAGACGGAGAAGGCGCTGCAGTTGTGGATGAAGGTTCTGGAGAAGAGCTCAGACCTCGTGGGGCGCTTCCGCGTGCTCGGCTGCCTCGTCACAGCCCACTCGGAGATGGGCCGCTACAAGGAGATGCTCAAG TTTGCTGTGGTCCAGATCGACACCGCCCGGGAGCTGGAGGACGCCAACTTCCTCCTGGAGAGCTACCTGAACCTGGCGCGCAGCAACGAGAAGCTGTGTGAGTTCCACAAGACCATCTCCTACTGCAAGACCTGCCTCGGCCTGCCTGGCACCAGGGCGGCTGCCCAGCTCGGAGGCCAGGTCAGCCTGAGCATGGGCAATGccttcctgggcctcagtctctTCCAGAAGGCCCTGGAGAGCTTCGAGAAGGCCCTGCGGTATGCCCACAACAACGACGACGCCATGCTCGAGTGCCGCGTCTGCTGCAGCCTGGGCAGCTTTTACGCTCAGGTCAAG GACTACGAGAAAGCCCTGTTCTTCCCCTGCAAGGCTGCGGAGCTCGTCAGCGACTACGGCAAAGGCTGGAGCCTCAAGTACCGGGCCATGAGCCAGTATCACATGGCTGTAGCGTATCGCCTGCTGGGCCACCTGGGCAGCGCCATGGAGTGCTGTGAG GAGTCTATGAAGATCGCGCTGCAGCACGGGGACCGTCCGCTGCAGGCTCTCTGCCTGCTCTGCTTTGCTGACATTCACCGGAGCCGTGGGGACCTGCAG ACAGCCTTCCCCAGGTACGACTCCGCCATGAGCATCATGACCGAGATCGGGAACCGCCTGGGGCAGGTGCAGGTGTTGCTGGGCGTGGCCAAGTGCTGGGTGGCCAGGAAGGCGCTGGACAAG GCCCTGGATGCCATTGAGAGAGCCCAAGACCTGGCCGAGGAGGTGGGGAACAAG CTGGCCCAGCTGAAGCTGCACTGCCTGAGCGAGAGCATCTACCGCAGCAAAGGGCTGCAGCGGGAGCTGCGCGCCCACGTCGTGCGTTTCCACGAGTGCGTGGAGGAGACCGAGCTCTACTGCGGCCTGTGCGGCGAGTCCATCGGCGAGAAGAACAGCCGTCTGCAGGCCCTGCCCTGTTCCCATATCTTCCACCTCAG GTGCCTGCAGAACAACAGGACACGAAGCTGCCCCAACTGCCGCCGCTCGTCCATGAAGCCTGGCTTCGTGTGA
- the RAPSN gene encoding 43 kDa receptor-associated protein of the synapse isoform X2, with protein MGQDQTKQQIEKGLQLYQSNQTEKALQLWMKVLEKSSDLVGRFRVLGCLVTAHSEMGRYKEMLKFAVVQIDTARELEDANFLLESYLNLARSNEKLCEFHKTISYCKTCLGLPGTRAAAQLGGQVSLSMGNAFLGLSLFQKALESFEKALRYAHNNDDAMLECRVCCSLGSFYAQVKDYEKALFFPCKAAELVSDYGKGWSLKYRAMSQYHMAVAYRLLGHLGSAMECCEESMKIALQHGDRPLQALCLLCFADIHRSRGDLQTAFPRYDSAMSIMTEIGNRLGQVQVLLGVAKCWVARKALDKALDAIERAQDLAEEVGNKLAQLKLHCLSESIYRSKGLQRELRAHVVRFHECVEETELYCGLCGESIGEKNSRLQALPCSHIFHLRGKPHHGEGL; from the exons ATGGGGCAGGACCAGACGAAGCAGCAGATCGAGAAGGGGCTCCAGCTGTACCAGTCTAACCAGACGGAGAAGGCGCTGCAGTTGTGGATGAAGGTTCTGGAGAAGAGCTCAGACCTCGTGGGGCGCTTCCGCGTGCTCGGCTGCCTCGTCACAGCCCACTCGGAGATGGGCCGCTACAAGGAGATGCTCAAG TTTGCTGTGGTCCAGATCGACACCGCCCGGGAGCTGGAGGACGCCAACTTCCTCCTGGAGAGCTACCTGAACCTGGCGCGCAGCAACGAGAAGCTGTGTGAGTTCCACAAGACCATCTCCTACTGCAAGACCTGCCTCGGCCTGCCTGGCACCAGGGCGGCTGCCCAGCTCGGAGGCCAGGTCAGCCTGAGCATGGGCAATGccttcctgggcctcagtctctTCCAGAAGGCCCTGGAGAGCTTCGAGAAGGCCCTGCGGTATGCCCACAACAACGACGACGCCATGCTCGAGTGCCGCGTCTGCTGCAGCCTGGGCAGCTTTTACGCTCAGGTCAAG GACTACGAGAAAGCCCTGTTCTTCCCCTGCAAGGCTGCGGAGCTCGTCAGCGACTACGGCAAAGGCTGGAGCCTCAAGTACCGGGCCATGAGCCAGTATCACATGGCTGTAGCGTATCGCCTGCTGGGCCACCTGGGCAGCGCCATGGAGTGCTGTGAG GAGTCTATGAAGATCGCGCTGCAGCACGGGGACCGTCCGCTGCAGGCTCTCTGCCTGCTCTGCTTTGCTGACATTCACCGGAGCCGTGGGGACCTGCAG ACAGCCTTCCCCAGGTACGACTCCGCCATGAGCATCATGACCGAGATCGGGAACCGCCTGGGGCAGGTGCAGGTGTTGCTGGGCGTGGCCAAGTGCTGGGTGGCCAGGAAGGCGCTGGACAAG GCCCTGGATGCCATTGAGAGAGCCCAAGACCTGGCCGAGGAGGTGGGGAACAAG CTGGCCCAGCTGAAGCTGCACTGCCTGAGCGAGAGCATCTACCGCAGCAAAGGGCTGCAGCGGGAGCTGCGCGCCCACGTCGTGCGTTTCCACGAGTGCGTGGAGGAGACCGAGCTCTACTGCGGCCTGTGCGGCGAGTCCATCGGCGAGAAGAACAGCCGTCTGCAGGCCCTGCCCTGTTCCCATATCTTCCACCTCAG GGGGAAACCTCACCATGGAGAAGGTTTGTAG
- the PSMC3 gene encoding 26S proteasome regulatory subunit 6A has protein sequence MACASSFESGQQIRRRNAAQANFFQESGLVDGVSLVKSRRKERQYYNINLSPRLPRGAVFRLLSQMVNLLPKLESSVTRQEKMATVWDEAEQDGIGEEVLKMSTEEIIQRTRLLDSEIKIMKSEVLRVTHELQAMKDKIKENSEKIKVNKTLPYLVSNVIELLDVDPNDQEEDGANIDLDSQRKGKCAVIKTSTRQTYFLPVIGLVDAEKLKPGDLVGVNKDSYLILETLPTEYDSRVKAMEVDERPTEQYSDIGGLDKQIQELVEAIVLPMNHKEKFENLGIQPPKGVLMYGPPGTGKTLLARACAAQTKATFLKLAGPQLVQMFIGDGAKLVRDAFALAKEKAPSIIFIDELDAIGTKRFDSEKAGDREVQRTMLELLNQLDGFQPSTQVKVIAATNRVDILDPALLRSGRLDRKIEFPMPNEEARARIMQIHSRKMNVSPDVNYEELARCTDDFNGAQCKAVCVEAGMIALRRGATELTHEDYMEGILEVQAKKKANLQYYA, from the exons ATGGCCTGCGCTTCATCTTTTGAATCCGGGCAGCAGATTCGCCGCCGCAACGCGGCCCAAGCTAACTTTTTTCAAGAGTCAGGACTCGTTGACGGAGTCTCACTAGTCAAGAGCAGACGTAAAGAGAGgcaatattataatattaatctCTCCCCGCGGCTGCCGCGCGGCGCAGTCTTCAGGCTGCTCTCGCAGATGGTGAATCTGCTGCCGAAACTCGAGAGTTCGGTGACTCGGCAGGAGAAGATGGCGACCGTGTGGGACGAGGCTGAG cAAGATGGAATCGGGGAGGAAGTTCTCAAGATGTCCACAGAAGAGATCATCCAGCGCACACGGCTGCTGGACAGTGAAATCAAG ATCATGAAGAGTGAAGTGTTGCGAGTCACCCACGAACTCCAGGCCATGAAGGACAAGATCAAAGAGAACAGCGAGAAGATCAAAGTGAACAAGACCCTGCCGTACCTGGTCTCCAACGTCAtcgag CTCCTAGATGTTGATCCCAACGACCAAGAGGAAGATGGTGCAAACATCGATCTAGACTCCCAGAGGAAGGGCAAGTGTGCGGTCATCAAAACCTCCACACGGCAG ACCTATTTCCTGCCTGTGATTGGCTTGGTGGATGCCGAAAAGCTGAAGCCGGGAGACTTGGTG GGTGTGAACAAAGACTCCTATCTGATCCTGGAGACCCTGCCCACCGAGTATGACTCGCGGGTGAAGGCCATGGAGGTGGACGAGAGACCCACGGAGCAGTACAGTGACATCGGGGGCCTGGATAAGCAGATCCAGGAG CTAGTGGAGGCCATTGTCCTGCCAATGAACCACAAGGAGAAGTTTGAGAACTTAGGGATCCAGCCCCCAAAGGGCGTGCTGATGTACGGGCCCCCAGGTACGGGGAAGACCCTGCTGGCCCGGGCCTGTGCTGCACAGACCAAG gccaccTTCCTGAAGCTGGCCGGCCCCCAGCTGGTGCAGATGTTCATCGGGGACGGTGCCAAGCTCGTCCGGGACGCCTTTGCACTGGCCAAGGAGAAAGCGCCGTCCATCATCTTCATTGATGAGCTGGACGCCATCGGCACCAAGCG CTTCGACAGTGAGAAGGCCGGGGACCGGGAGGTGCAGAGGACCATGCTGGAGCTGCTGAACCAGCTGGACGGCTTCCAGCCCAGCACCCAGGTGAAG GTCATCGCGGCCACCAACAGAGTGGACATCTTGGATCCCGCCCTGCTCCGCTCAGGCCGCCTGGACCGCAAGATCGAGTTCCCCATGCCCAACGAGGAGGCCCGGGCCAGAATCATGCAGATCCACTCCCGGAAGATGAACGTCAG TCCTGATGTGAACTACGAGGAACTGGCCCGCTGTACGGATGACTTCAATGGGGCCCAGTGcaaggcagtgtgtgtggagGCG GGCATGATTGCGCTGCGCAGAGGCGCCACGGAGCTCACCCACGAGGACTACATGGAGGGCATCCTGGAAGTGCAGGCCAAGAAGAAGGCCAACCTGCAGTACTACGCCTAG
- the RAPSN gene encoding 43 kDa receptor-associated protein of the synapse isoform X3 — MGQDQTKQQIEKGLQLYQSNQTEKALQLWMKVLEKSSDLVGRFRVLGCLVTAHSEMGRYKEMLKFAVVQIDTARELEDANFLLESYLNLARSNEKLCEFHKTISYCKTCLGLPGTRAAAQLGGQVSLSMGNAFLGLSLFQKALESFEKALRYAHNNDDAMLECRVCCSLGSFYAQVKDYEKALFFPCKAAELVSDYGKGWSLKYRAMSQYHMAVAYRLLGHLGSAMECCEESMKIALQHGDRPLQALCLLCFADIHRSRGDLQTAFPRYDSAMSIMTEIGNRLGQVQVLLGVAKCWVARKALDKALDAIERAQDLAEEVGNKLAQLKLHCLSESIYRSKGLQRELRAHVVRFHECVEETELYCGLCGESIGEKNSRLQALPCSHIFHLRS, encoded by the exons ATGGGGCAGGACCAGACGAAGCAGCAGATCGAGAAGGGGCTCCAGCTGTACCAGTCTAACCAGACGGAGAAGGCGCTGCAGTTGTGGATGAAGGTTCTGGAGAAGAGCTCAGACCTCGTGGGGCGCTTCCGCGTGCTCGGCTGCCTCGTCACAGCCCACTCGGAGATGGGCCGCTACAAGGAGATGCTCAAG TTTGCTGTGGTCCAGATCGACACCGCCCGGGAGCTGGAGGACGCCAACTTCCTCCTGGAGAGCTACCTGAACCTGGCGCGCAGCAACGAGAAGCTGTGTGAGTTCCACAAGACCATCTCCTACTGCAAGACCTGCCTCGGCCTGCCTGGCACCAGGGCGGCTGCCCAGCTCGGAGGCCAGGTCAGCCTGAGCATGGGCAATGccttcctgggcctcagtctctTCCAGAAGGCCCTGGAGAGCTTCGAGAAGGCCCTGCGGTATGCCCACAACAACGACGACGCCATGCTCGAGTGCCGCGTCTGCTGCAGCCTGGGCAGCTTTTACGCTCAGGTCAAG GACTACGAGAAAGCCCTGTTCTTCCCCTGCAAGGCTGCGGAGCTCGTCAGCGACTACGGCAAAGGCTGGAGCCTCAAGTACCGGGCCATGAGCCAGTATCACATGGCTGTAGCGTATCGCCTGCTGGGCCACCTGGGCAGCGCCATGGAGTGCTGTGAG GAGTCTATGAAGATCGCGCTGCAGCACGGGGACCGTCCGCTGCAGGCTCTCTGCCTGCTCTGCTTTGCTGACATTCACCGGAGCCGTGGGGACCTGCAG ACAGCCTTCCCCAGGTACGACTCCGCCATGAGCATCATGACCGAGATCGGGAACCGCCTGGGGCAGGTGCAGGTGTTGCTGGGCGTGGCCAAGTGCTGGGTGGCCAGGAAGGCGCTGGACAAG GCCCTGGATGCCATTGAGAGAGCCCAAGACCTGGCCGAGGAGGTGGGGAACAAG CTGGCCCAGCTGAAGCTGCACTGCCTGAGCGAGAGCATCTACCGCAGCAAAGGGCTGCAGCGGGAGCTGCGCGCCCACGTCGTGCGTTTCCACGAGTGCGTGGAGGAGACCGAGCTCTACTGCGGCCTGTGCGGCGAGTCCATCGGCGAGAAGAACAGCCGTCTGCAGGCCCTGCCCTGTTCCCATATCTTCCACCTCAG GTCGTGA